A region of the Primulina eburnea isolate SZY01 chromosome 7, ASM2296580v1, whole genome shotgun sequence genome:
aataaaatgatgaaatattgaATCAACACCTTATATCTTATTTTTTCACTGATCATTGTCATATTTCTTCccacttttatatattttacaaTTCTTTCGATCTATTTATAAAAAACCAGGAACATAAATGTGTTtgaaaaaagaagaaattatAGGCAGACATTAAAAATGGAGGGAatggaaaaataaataaataaagaaggGCTTCTCTTGGGTTTACACAAATAAAGAAGGGTATTATAGTATTTTGATAAGCATTAGAGAGTTTAAAAGAATAAATCAATTATGTCAGGGAGTTGGAACACAAGTTTCCTGGTATAGGGACTGATGACACAGTTAGAAAATAAATATtcatcaaataaaataataaataaaaaactagatatattcataattaaatattaatcattAAAAAGACAAACAAAAAAGACAGTGACCATTGTGTCGTAACAAAAAGCCCCCCTCGTAGTCGTAGATAATATGTTACTATTAAACCGATAAAAGTGTCAGGAtttgttattataattataattataataaataaaaacaagactGTCGAGATTTTGCTCATTTGTTTTTTAATCGGATCTAAAAAATGTGTGGCACTGCATCTCGACATTAATACCAAATTATTTTAACTTATAATTTTCAATAACTGCATTAAAacattattgattttttttaaaatttatttgacaTGTAATGTAATATAGACATTTCTTTAGATAAGACCATTGATCACTCCAAAAATCTATATGAAGAACAAATGCACTATAGCGTGTCCAATGCAGATTCACCATATTTTTAGAACTTATAATCCCCAGCAGCTAATATTATACTGTCATCATCGTTAAATAATAAGCTTATTATGTTTGCGTACCCAGGCATCCAAATTGCTTGTGTTGAATCTTTTCTTTATTCCAAATTTGTTATGATTCAAATAAAGTGCAGATTTTCTATTCAAAATAGAGTGCTGATTCCAGACAGgtgtctttttgcttatcaaAAGATGTCTGCTCTTCCTGGTTTTTACAACACAAAAGACAGACCACGAGGAATCAAGGAAAAAATATTTGAGTAATGCTCCAAGCTCTCTACTTTCTACCTTCTTCAGCAAATAATAAACTAAATCAAAAGGTCAACACTGTGGAGAAGAAATGAGATCCAACTTCTGCGGTGCTCTAAATATTCCATTTGTTGATTTTTTATCCTCCTTTAAGTCAAGATGACAACGAGAATCCTTGTTCAAAACACCGTGTTCGAGTATCTTGCATAACACGATGTAGCAAGGAAGGATTACTCGTGACAACAGCATCCACATGCTCAAGCAACATCTTCTTCATTGACTCCTCATCATCCACGGTCCACCCGTAAACCTTCTTATTTCTCCTGTTTTCAATAGCAACAAGAAATGATACGCTACACTTTTATGACCAAATTATAAAATCTTCTTCTTCCTCATTAATGACCTTACCCATGGAGGATTCCCACAACTTTTTCATCAATTAAATGATGGTAAACACCAACAACCTCGGCATTTCTCATCCTCAATAAATTTGTTCTAGTACCAGTGAGTAGATCCATCATCACAATGTAGCCTACCTACACAACCATGATAGAAACAAAAACCAATGAAATTTACTATCATATGCTATAATGACTATTGTCCACAAGGTTAGCAAATCAAAAGTAGATTTTGAATGGAATAAAACCAGCAGAAGTTAAAGATAAGGTTATGGCAAGTATTAAACACTTTTCACTCGGTATAATCAATACAAGTCACAGCAAAATTAACACACGTTACATGATAAAAAACCTAAAAATGAAAAATCCATCTGCCACATCCCTATGTCAAACTCGCAACCACAGGAAACACAAGAACGGTTCACCATTTCACCTCAGTCAACCAAGCATAGCCCCTTCACTGCAGCAGACATCTAAACACAAACAAGATCTGCAGCTAAAAAATTCTCAATGTGGTGATAAATATTTCTAGCATACCCAATCCCAGTCTGTACGTTACAAGGGTCAAACAGAGATTTCGCAAACTCATTTGCCTCTATCAGATCATCAAGCTAACCTCCAGATTTTACTATGCACTGATAGGCAAAAAACTCGGAAAAAGTTACActggaaaattatttttcaagttCATAATCACAGGATATAACTATATAAGATTAGACAtggaattaaatcaaaatagGAGAAATGCGAGAGTTTAACCAACTTTTACCTTAATATTCATTGATAATCTAATTATATCCCTCACTAGGCTGTCGCTTTTGGCCCATACGATGCAATTCTTACACTTAGTTCTTTCAACCTGCAGAAGTACGAGGAGAACCTCATTTCATTTATATTTGCAACAATAGACATGAAAAAAAATAGTACAGTTGTTTATATTACAGCAATTACTAATAAAATCATCAATATAAGATAAAAAAGGGGAAGAAAAACTGTGGAATAAATAATGATAAaagttttgttttaaaaaaagtagGGACCAAATTGAAAATCACCAAGTAAATGAAAAGGTCCCAATTGTAACATGCAAACAATATAGTTAGGTAGACATAGTAAAAGCAATAAGTTCAAATTATCAACAAAATATAGAAATCTAGCAGTATTCACAGAAAGCTTCATATTCTAGCTTCTTTACAGGAACTGCAAGTTTATTATGTAACAATTCTAACGGCAGTTTCCCCAATTTCACATAGAAACATTTCTCCAAATAATTTCTTCCATTTTTACTCCCTTCATCTGGAATGAAACCAATTTAAGttcctcaaaattttcaaacaacttctatttttctttcgGAAAATTTGGTTGGAGCCATTGACCTTTGGACATCTTGTAAATTCCATGGTACGACATTGACCAAAATTTGTAAGTGTCTGGTCAAATTTACTTTCCACAATTAATATTGGTAACTAAGGAAAAAGAGAAGTCTGAAATAATCACCAGTTAAGCAGTACAATTAACTTACAACAGAAATGATATCTTTTGCAAGTTCTTTTTCGTACATAGGAGGCCCCACCTTAGCATCAAGGATCACCAGCCGAACAGACCCTGATATCAACTAATGCATCGATGACAGGAGTGGAAGATAATTAGATTATATCGTCGATAAAAATATTATGCAAGGTTTGCTACTTGATTCAATTTCAACTGATCATTTGCAGTAGGCAATATCTGAAAGCTGATTCTAAAGGTACAGAACGGCCTAACATGTAGATTGCAGCATACTTTTACTTGCAATTATGATGGAAGATAAACTGTTTCACTTCATATAAATTCATTTCTTCTGGAACCTATACCCCAGCGCTGTTTAGAGAGAAAGAGATAGAGCTATGAGACATGCCTTCAATGCTTCTTCCAGAGTTGGAATATTTACGTCATGAAACTTCGATGAATGCTGATGGTTGGAAACAAGCCCTCTGATCTACGATCACAAAGTAAACACGATCTAGAACTAGATtagaatttaaatattttatccacTACAAATATTTTTAATCCAGCCAAAGCCATTGATCTCACCTCCTTCATGCTCAAATAACCAACTTTAGACGTATTGTTTCCAGATATTTGCTGCAGTTCCCTGCCTGCTACATGTGAGAAACAACTTTCCAGACTACTTGAACCAAAATTTTCTTGACAACAAGAAGTAGTGAATCTCAGAAATACGTGAAAATTACAATACAATTTATGTCAAATAACTCCATTCTGAATTGAGTGCATGAAGCTCAGATTTTTCTAATTTTCATGAAAGACGTTCGGAAATGCCATTGTCAGAAGCCTTCCATTTTCTATGTTACAGGATTTCAAGAGAAACTACAGATGAGATAAGTAGATAACACAACATTACGCAGAACTCGTCTGTTAGGTGAGATGGGCCATCTTTATTTAATGATGATTGGAATAATGCAAATGTAAATAATGCAATTTGTCAATAAACCGTGTCAAATTTGGTTGGTGGCTGAAAAAACGAAAATCGCATCCTTTGTTCATACGGGAGGATTGCACCTATAAATAAGTGCATCATTTGCATTGTAATATCATCCTATCAGAAGCTTTTTGAAGCATCCTaaaagagttttttttttcttgagcGTTGAGAGGTTCTCTTGTGTGAGTTTGAGAAAATATATTTTCGGTTATACTCGGGGTTGAGATCGTGAGATATTGATCGTTTTGTTGTAAACACATGTAAAATTTCTTCCTATTATAAAGATTTGCAGTAACTCCATGGATGTAGCCTACATTGGGTGAACAACCTAAATTTTTGTGATCtcgttgattattttattccgcaattttggtattatattattatcataatcgtCATCACTTCGGCATAATTACCCAATAACTGATATCAGAGCCTTGCTATAAAATTTCTTTGAATTCTGAGTATGTTTTATGGTTGTAGCTTTTTTTGATCTTCCAcgtcagaaaagattttttagattttttgctAAAGGTTAGAGAAGCGATAGCCAGAGACGATGGATGGGACCGGGAATCAACAAGTTCGATGGGCCATATTTTTTGTTTTGGCGGTTACAGATTAGAGATTATCTGTATAGCAAGAAGTTGTATCAACTTTTATCAGGAAACAAGCCGGAAAAGATGGAGAATGATCACTGGGAGATCCTTGACCGACATGTGTTAGGTGTAATACGATTGACCCTAACGAATGTGGCACATAACGTGGCGGAGGCACAAACTACAGAAGAGATGATGTCCATTTTATCGGACATGTACGAGAAGCCATCAGCAAACAACAAAGTACATCTTATGAAAAAGTTATTCAACttgaaaatgagagaaaaacacATCAATGAGTTCAATACAATTGTTTCTCAGCAAACATCGGTTGaaattaatttcaaatgatGAGATTCGTGCACTTATTCTTTTGGCATCTTTCCCAAATGTTTGGGAACCAATACGGGCAACGGTCAGCAACTCTGTTGGAAAAAGAAAGCTATATTTCAATGATGTCATATATCAAATTATTGCTGAACAAGTCTGCATGATGGATTCGGATGAAGGAATATCATCTAGATCTGCTCTAAATCTCGATATCAGAGATAGGGCAGGAGTGACGAAAAGAGTTCTAACCGATGGCATGGTAGGTCCAAGTCAAGAATTGGAAAAGACAAAAGCAACTTTGAAAAGAATTTGAAGTGCTGGAGTGGTAGTGAAACTGATCACTTGAAAAAGAAATGCAAATCAACAAAGAATAATGCAAATGTTGTTATTGAGGACGTACACGGTGCTATATTACTATCCATGGAAAGCCCGATTGGTTCTTGGGTTATGAACTCAGGAGCTTCGTTCAAATACATCGCAGGCGATCATGGAAAAGTTTTCCTGGTTGATGGAAAATGTTTGGAAATAGTTGGTATGTGTGATGTACGAATGAAGACAGCTCGACGATGAATGCCATAATGTTATATTTGGTGATGGTTCCTGGAAAGTAAACAAAGGAGACATGATTGTTGCTCGAGGAAAGAAAATTGAGACTAATTATATGACTTCCTGTTGCAGAGATACATTAGCAGCCGTGGATTCTGAAGCTAATTCAAGTCTATGACATTTTACGCTTGGGTATATGAGTGAGAAAGGAATGAAGATGCTGGTATCAAACGGGAAGCTACCATAATTAAAGATTGTTGAACACAAGCTAAGTGAAAGTTGTATCTTTGCAGAAAAAGATGAGCTTTTCAAAGTGCGGTGGTAGATAACCGAAAGCAGCAAAGTTGGAGCTGGTACATACTGATGTACGAGGATTGAGGACTATCTCATGTGATATCTTTTGGAGACTCAAGATACTATGTCACATTTACCGACTAATCAAGCCGGAAATTTTAggtttattttctgaaaaataaatataatgttTATGAGAACTTTAAAAATTGGAAAGTCGTGGTTGATAATGAGAATAACTCGAAGGTAAAGTACTTACGATCTGATAATGAGACCAACTCGAAGGTAAAGTGCTTAAGATCTGATAATGGTGGTGAATACGAAGATGATGAGTTTAAGAAATATTGTGCACAACCATTCTTGGTACACCTCAACAGAATAGCGTAGCTGAAGGATGAACAAGACCTTGAATCAACGTGCTAGGAGCATGAGACTGCACTCTGGATTACCAAAATCATTCTGGCTAATGTTTTTAACACTGCGGCATATATGATTAATAAAGGACCTTCGGTACCGCTTGACTACAGAATACCCGAAGAGGTATGGAACGacaaaaaaataaacttttCTTTCTTGAAAGTATTTGGATATTTATGCTATGTTCATATTGACTCAGCTTGCAAAACAAATCTTGATCTGAAATAAAAGAAGTGTTTCTTTATTGGTTACAGCGTTCTAAACGGTGGTCGAGGCGCAGTAGGCGGCCCTCGACCGCGCCGCCTATGCATGAGGCAGCTGTTTTAGGCGACCCAAGCTATACGGTGGTGGGTAGGAGGTCGAGGCGGGTGGTGGCGGTGAACAGGCGGGCCAGGTAAGGCAATCAACATTTTTAAGTTGTAgtgaacaaattttaaaaacccAGACAAACTCAACTAATTTTAAAACTCAAAACCCTAGTTATTTAAATCACACCCCACTTTCTTTTTTTAAACTTTTGGTTCTCCCTCCGTCTCATTATCAACCACTAAGCCCACACACAAACTGTTTGCCGCCTCCGCCTGCCGCCCGCCGCCGCCGCAAGAAGTTTTAGGTTAGGCattgtatattttattatttaacaaaCTTTTTGTGATTATATatgattatctataaaaaaattacttaaaaaaattcaaccgcCGAGGCGGTAGGGAGACACCGACCGATCTACCCTCGCCTCCCGCCATTTACAACATTGATTGGTTATTGTGATAATGAGTTATCGTTTTTGGGATGACCAAAATCGGAATATCATTCGGAGTAGAGATATAATCTTCATATTGTACAAGGACAAGTCAAGCATTGGAGCTAGAGATGAATGTCCTAAAGTCAACAAGACTGATGAAGTGCCATTGATAGATATTCATGTGAATTAATCGAAAAGCAGTAACCATGAAGATGAAGAAGCAACTACAAAAGATGATGACCCACAAACTACAATGATTGAACTCAGGAGATCTTCAAGAACAATTAGACTACCTGAGATATACTTCTTTGCATTTCACTATATTTTGCTAACAGATAAAGGTAAATCAGAGACCTATGAAGAGGCAATGCAAAATGTTGATCAACCGAGTAGGAGTAAGCCATGGAAGATGAGACTCATTGTCATCCAACCAGACGTGGGAGTTGACAGAACTTTCGGAAGGCAAAAAGGCATTACATAATAAGTCGGTGTATCATTTAAAAGAAGTACATGACAAGACTTGTTGTAAAAGATTTTCAACAAAAGGAAGACATTGATTACACTGAGATTTTCTCTCCAGTTGTTAAGTTAACCACTATCAGGACTGTAGGATTAGTGGCAAAAGAAGATTTATATCTGGAGCGGTTAGATGTAAAGACGGCGTTTCTTTATGGTGACCTAgatgaagaaatttatatgaagCAGCCACAGAGCTTTGAAGTACGGGGAAAAGAGAAAATGATGCGCAAACTTCAAAGAGcttgtatggtctcaaacaagctccaagccagtggtacaagaagtttgatggATTCATGAGTAACAATGGTTTCCTGAAGTGTCAAGCTGATCACTGTTGTTATGTGAAGAAGTTTGATGGTTCTTATATCATTCTATTGCTAGATGTAGATGATATGTTGATAGTAGGAGCTTATCTGGAGGAGAATGATAAACTTAAAAAAGAATTATCAAAAGAATTTGCTATGAAGGATTTGGGTGCTGCAAAGCAAATCCTTGGAATGAGGATCTTAAGAGATCGAGTGAATGAAATCTTGAAGTTATCTCAAGAAGAGTATGTGAAAAAGGTCATTAGCAAATTTAACATGGATGAACTAAAGCTGTGAGTACTCCTTTGGCTAGTCATTTTAAACTAACCAAAGCACAATCACCATCGACGGAGCAAGAGCAGGACATGAGCAGGAGCAGGCTCATATGAACAAAGTTCCTTGTACTTCTGCTGTCGGAAGCCTCATGTATGTTATGGTGTGAACTAGACCAGACATAGCACATGCAGTGGAACTTGCGAGCAGGTTTATGAGCAATCCAGGAAAAACAACACTGAGAAATAGTTAAATGCATTCTGAGATACTTGAAAGGTAATGCtaatttatctttatgcatcagaAGGTTAAATTTGGGCTTACAAGGTTTTGTCGATGCCGACATGGATGGTGGCCTGGATGGTAGAAAAAGTACCACTGGGTATGAATTCATATTAGGTGGTACGACAATAAACTGAATATCTAAATTGTAAAAGATAGTTGCGCTTTCAACTACTAAAGCTAAGTATATTGCAGCTACAGAAGCTAGCAAGGAGATGATATGGTGGAAATCATTTCTGGAGGAATTAAGTCAAAAGCTTGAGGGGAGCACATTATTCTATGACAGTCAGAGTGCTATTCATTTAGCAAAAAATCTTGTTTATCATGCTAGGACAAAGCATGTACAGATTCGAGATATCGTTTCATAAGATCGGTACTGGAAGATGAAGTCTTGATGCTTGAGAAGATTCCAGAAAAATAAGAATCTTGTTGATATGCTCGCAAAGGCTGTGATCATTGACAAACAGAAGTTATGTTCAACTTCAGTTGAACTCTATACATAAATGAGGAGATATGAGCTGCTACATTAATGGTGTGAAGACATGATCGAAATCAAGTCTTCAAGTAGTTAGAATGTTAGATGAGATGAGTAGCCTTATTGGAAGATTGCAAATGTAAACGATGCATTTTGTCAACAAACCGGCGTCAAATTTGGTTGGTGGCTGCAAAAAAGGAAAATTGCTTCCTTTGGTTACGGATTGCGCCTATAAATAAGTGCATCATTTGCATTGTAATATCATCTCATCGAAAATTTTTTTAAGCATCCTAAAGTAGAGAgagtaaaagaaaataaaagagttttttttttttaccgttGACAGGTTCttgtgtgagttagagaaaatattttcttggtgATACTCGGGGTTGAAATCGTGAGAAATTGAGTGTTTTGTTGGAAACACATGTAAAATTTCTTCTTGTTATAAAGATTTGCAGTATCTCCGTGGACATAATCTATATGGAGGAACC
Encoded here:
- the LOC140837493 gene encoding glycerophosphodiester phosphodiesterase GDPD4; its protein translation is MARVISSRWRRKILRFLIMALVVIAILPPLYFHFTLQQIHLRKCSWMKNPPLVCAHGGDSTRAFPNTIDAYRIALSSQVDCIEVDVSRSSDGVLFALHDRELQQISGNNTSKVGYLSMKEIRGLVSNHQHSSKFHDVNIPTLEEALKLISGSVRLVILDAKVGPPMYEKELAKDIISVVERTKCKNCIVWAKSDSLVRDIIRLSMNIKVGYIVMMDLLTGTRTNLLRMRNAEVVGVYHHLIDEKVVGILHGRNKKVYGWTVDDEESMKKMLLEHVDAVVTSNPSLLHRVMQDTRTRCFEQGFSLSS